The following coding sequences lie in one Apium graveolens cultivar Ventura chromosome 1, ASM990537v1, whole genome shotgun sequence genomic window:
- the LOC141674125 gene encoding glycosyltransferase BC10-like, with translation MKTQNHVFTPKILSPSIQGLVTVLYYILFFAIGLTFGIIITFHSKNFSFNLQLTQFSLSTSSFSPSPLSFSSPFSLSSRSSVNKTLKNRIGLREYMKPPRLMHDMNDDELLWRASMAPYRKEFPGAKPTAKIAFMFLIKQTVSFAPLWEKFFKGNEGLYSIYVHSDPSYNQSETESSIFRDRRIPSKVVEWGNANMIEAERRLLANALLDFSNQRFVLLSESCIPLYNFSTLYSYLMNSSQNFVEAYDLNHPVGRGRYSQDMYPIIKLSDWRKGSQWFQIDRLLAIQVISDTTYITMFQKYCKGLCYSDEHYLPTLVSTKYWRRNSNRTLTWVDWSRGGPHPSRYSDTDATEEFLQKMRTEKQCKYNGNITHVCYMFARKFLPSALDRLLELAPKVMHIKT, from the exons ATGAAGACTCAAAATCATGTTTTCACTCCCAAGATTTTGAGTCCTTCAATACAAGGACTTGTAACAGTCCTGTATTACATCCTTTTCTTTGCTATTGGTTTAACTTTCGGAATCATAATAACCTTTCACTCCAAAAACTTCTCGTTTAATCTACAACTAACACAATTCTCCCTCTCCACTTCATCATTTTCACCATCACCATTATCTTTTTCTTCACCGTTCTCGTTATCTAGTCGTTCCAGTGTTAATAAAACTCTGAAAAATCGTATCGGATTACGAGAGTATATGAAGCCACCGAGGCTTATGCATGACATGAATGATGATGAATTGTTGTGGAGGGCTTCAATGGCTCCTTACAGGAAGGAGTTTCCGGGAGCTAAACCAACGGCAAAGATAGCTTTTATGTTCTTGATTAAACAGACAGTTTCGTTTGCGCCTTTATGGGAGAAGTTTTTCAAAGGTAATGAAGGACTTTACTCAATATATGTGCATTCTGATCCATCTTACAATCAGTCCGAAACCGAAAGTTCAATATTTCGAGATCGGAGAATTCCTAGCAAG GTAGTAGAATGGGGAAACGCTAACATGATTGAAGCAGAGCGTCGTTTGCTAGCCAATGCACTTCTTGATTTTTCAAATCAGCGTTTTGTTCTACTCTCTGAATCATGCATTCCTCTGTACAATTTCTCTACCCTATATTCATATCTCATGAACTCCTCCCAGAACTTTGTGGAGGCCTATGATTTAAACCACCCTGTTGGACGTGGTCGCTATAGCCAAGATATGTACCCGATTATAAAACTTTCCGACTGGAGAAAAGGGTCTCAGTGGTTTCAAATTGATCGTCTATTAGCCATTCAAGTGATCTCCGATACTACATATATTACTATGTTCCAAAAATATTGCAAGGGCTTGTGCTATTCTGATGAACATTACTTGCCTACATTAGTTAGCACTAAGTATTGGAGGAGGAACTCGAACAGGACACTGACTTGGGTCGACTGGTCGAGGGGTGGGCCTCACCCGTCGAGGTACTCAGACACAGATGCAACCGAAGAGTTTCTACAGAAGATGAGGACTGAGAAGCAATGCAAGTACAATGGAAATATAACCCATGTTTGTTACATGTTTGCAAGGAAGTTTTTGCCAAGTGCTTTGGATAGGTTGTTGGAACTAGCACCTAAAGTTATGCATATAAAGACATGA
- the LOC141713918 gene encoding uncharacterized protein LOC141713918 — protein MATGRITYQDMLNPIFLHPSDTPTSIQVDKLQGSADYRAWKRSMEINLSLKRKLGFVTGSTTQPTDDATQADLYEICNNMVIAWITHNLSSSIKKSVMFMTSARDIWSNLEERFSVANGSRKYKLNRDLYGLKQNSLSVNDYYTSMKVLWEELDAMNILLISTTTTDETKTLLKTIHQQKEETKLFQFLNGLNETYNPQRSHLLMQNPLPSVESASSTLQQEEAQRELLSLNSDTSETTAIFSRANLDKTIICTACGMKGHRGDKCWTVVGYPKWHPKNPQNLSTSKTKQFNNTR, from the coding sequence ATGGCAACTGGACGTATAACGTACCAAGATATGCTAAACCCAATATTCTTACATCCATCTGATACTCCGACATCTATTCAAGTCGACAAGCTACAGGGATCTGCTGATTACAGAGCCTGGAAACGCTCAATGGAAATCAACTTGTCTTTAAAGAGGAAACTGGGATTTGTCACTGGATCTACAACACAACCTACAGACGATGCTACTCAAGCTGATCTCTACGAGATCTGCAACAATATGGTAATAGCCTGGATAACTCATAACTTGTCTTCTTCCATTAAAAAGTCTGTTATGTTTATGACTAGTGCTAGAGATATTTGGTCTAACCTTGAGGAACGCTTCTCTGTTGCCAATGGATCGAGAAAATACAAACTGAATCGAGATCTGTATGGACTCAAACAAAATTCTTTGTCTGTCAATGACTATTACACATCTATGAAAGTATTGTGGGAGGAATTAGATGCCATGAATATTTTACTCATCTCAACCACAACCACTGATGAAACCAAAACCCTACTAAAAACCATTCACCAACAAAAAGAAGAAACAAAACTCTTTCAATTTCTAAATGGATTAAATGAAACCTACAACCCTCAAAGAAGCCACCTGTTAATGCAGAACCCTCTACCCTCAGTTGAGAGTGCTTCCTCCACTTTACAACAAGAGGAAGCACAGAGAGAATTGTTAAGCCTAAACAGTGACACTTCTGAAACAACTGCTATATTTAGCAGGGCAAATCTTGATAAAACCATAATATGCACTGCCTGTGGGATGAAGGGCCATAGAGGAGACAAGTGCTGGACTGTTGTTGGCTACCCCAAATGGCACCCAAAAAATCCACAAAACCTATCCACCTCTAAAACCAAACAGTTCAATAACACCAGATGA
- the LOC141674120 gene encoding uncharacterized protein LOC141674120, which yields MEKMGGSKLNIGIIHPDLGIGGAERLIVDAAVELASHGHNVHIFTAHHDKNRCFEETLSGTFPVTVYGSFLPRHIFQHFHALCAYLRCLFVALCMLFMWKSFDVILVDQVSVVIPLMKLKRSSKVVFYCHFPDLLLAQHSTSLRRVYRKPIDFVEEVTTGMADLILVNSKFTATTFAKTFKNLDSQGVRPAVLYPAVNVEQFNKPNNFKLNFLSINRFERKKNIALAISAFSILCKDEENVLQGHNLADATLTIAGGFDRRLKENVEYLEELKVLADREGVSGRVKFVTSCSTSERNKFLSECLCVLYTPKDEHFGIVPLEAMAAQKPVIACNSGGPVETIKNGITGFLCDPNPEAFSLSMSKFIREPQLAENMGKDARRHVEESFSTKIFGQNLNRYLVDAAREKID from the exons ATGGAAAAAATGGGGGGATCAAAGCTAAACATCGGCATCATACATCCCGATCTTGGAATTG GTGGAGCTGAAAGGTTAATTGTTGACGCTGCTGTAGAACTTGCATCACATGGCCATAATGTTCATATTTTTACAGCGCACCATGATAAAAACCGATGTTTTGAGGAGACTCTTTCAG GTACTTTTCCTGTTACAGTGTATGGTTCTTTCCTGCCCCGACATATCTTCCAGCATTTTCACGCATTATGCGCATATCTTCGCTGCTTATTCGTGGCCCTCTGCatgttatttatgtggaaatccttTGACGTAATACTCGTCGATCAGGTTTCTGTAGTCATTCCACTGATGAAGTTGAAAAGGTCTTCAAAG GTTGTGTTCTATTGCCATTTTCCCGATTTGTTGTTAGCTCAACATTCAACTTCTCTGAGGAGGGTATATCGAAAGCCAATAGACTTTGTAGAGGAAGTAACAACAG GAATGGCAGATTTAATTTTGGTTAACAGCAAGTTCACTGCAACAACTTTTGCGAAGACATTCAAGAATCTTGATTCACAAGGAGTTAGACCAGCTGTGCTTTATCCAGCAGTAAATGTGGAACAGTTTAATAAACCAAATAATTTCAA GTTGAATTTTCTTTCCATCAATCGATTTGAAAGGAAAAAGAACATAGCCTTGGCTATTTCTGCATTTTCAATTCTTTGTAAAGATGAAGAAAACGTTCTTCAAGGACATAATTTGGCTGATGCTACATTGACCATTGCAG GTGGCTTTGACAGACGCCTGAAAGAGAATGTTGAATACCTGGAGGAACTAAAAGTATTAGCCGATAGAGAGGGTGTGTCTGGTCGTGTGAAATTTGTTACATCTTGTTCTACATCGGAAAGGAACAAATTTCTCTCTGAATGTCTCTGTGTTCTTTATACACCAAAG GATGAACACTTCGGCATTGTTCCTCTCGAGGCAATGGCAGCACAAAAGCCAGTCATTGCTTGTAACAGTGGGGGCCCTGTTGAGACAATCAAGAATGGTATTACTGGGTTCCTCTGTGACCCTAATCCAGAAGCTTTCTCTTTGTCTATGAGTAAATTTATCAGGGAACCGCAGTTGGCAGAGAATATGGGTAAAGATGCCAGAAGACATGTTGAAGAGTCATTTTCTACCAAAATATTTGGCCAGAATTTGAATCGATATCTTGTTGATGCAGCCAGAGAAAAGATTGATTAA